The following proteins come from a genomic window of Enterobacter chengduensis:
- the osmV gene encoding osmoprotectant ABC transporter ATP-binding protein OsmV, with the protein MIKLENLTKQFSQKHGQTFKAVDNVNLNVPEGEMCVLLGPSGCGKTTTLKMINRLITPSSGTILINGEDTSGMDTVTLRRNIGYVIQQIGLFPNMTIEENITVVPRMLGWDKARCKTRAEELMDMVAMDPHKFLNRYPREMSGGQQQRIGVIRALAADPPVLLMDEPFGAVDPINREVIQNQFLEMQRKLKKTVMLVSHDIDEALKLGDRIAVFRQGKIVQCASPDELLAKPANEFVGSFVGQDRTLKRLLLVSAGDVTDQQPTITVRGSTPLPEAFATMDDNDIRAITVVDEHGKPLGFVKRREARHASGTCADILHPFRMTGKAEDNLRVVLSRLYESNTSWMPIVDEDGRYNGEISQDYIAEYLSSGRTRRALNIHSES; encoded by the coding sequence ATGATAAAACTGGAAAACCTCACCAAACAATTTTCACAGAAGCACGGCCAGACCTTTAAGGCCGTCGACAACGTTAACCTGAACGTGCCCGAAGGGGAAATGTGCGTCCTGCTCGGCCCGTCCGGCTGCGGGAAGACTACCACCCTGAAGATGATCAACCGCCTCATTACCCCCAGCAGCGGGACGATCCTGATTAACGGTGAAGACACCAGCGGGATGGACACGGTGACCCTGCGCCGCAACATTGGCTACGTGATCCAGCAGATTGGCCTGTTCCCGAACATGACCATCGAAGAGAACATTACCGTCGTGCCGCGCATGCTGGGCTGGGATAAAGCGCGCTGTAAAACCCGCGCCGAAGAGCTGATGGATATGGTGGCGATGGATCCGCACAAGTTCCTGAATCGCTATCCCCGCGAGATGTCCGGCGGCCAGCAGCAGCGTATCGGCGTCATCCGCGCCCTGGCGGCGGATCCGCCGGTACTGCTGATGGATGAGCCCTTCGGCGCGGTGGACCCGATCAACCGCGAGGTGATCCAGAACCAGTTCCTGGAGATGCAGCGCAAGCTGAAAAAAACCGTCATGCTGGTCAGCCACGACATCGACGAGGCCCTGAAGCTCGGCGACCGTATTGCGGTGTTCCGTCAGGGGAAAATCGTGCAGTGCGCCAGCCCCGATGAGCTGCTGGCGAAACCGGCGAATGAGTTTGTCGGCTCCTTTGTCGGCCAGGACCGCACGCTGAAGCGCCTGCTGCTGGTCTCGGCGGGCGACGTCACCGACCAGCAGCCGACCATTACGGTGCGGGGCTCTACGCCCCTCCCTGAAGCCTTTGCGACCATGGATGATAATGACATTCGCGCGATTACCGTGGTCGACGAGCACGGCAAGCCGCTGGGCTTTGTGAAGCGTCGCGAAGCGCGTCACGCCAGCGGGACCTGCGCCGACATCCTGCATCCGTTCCGCATGACCGGCAAGGCGGAAGACAACCTGCGCGTGGTGCTGTCGCGCCTGTACGAGAGCAACACCAGCTGGATGCCTATCGTGGATGAGGACGGTCGCTACAACGGCGAGATCTCGCAGGACTATATTGCCGAGTACCTGAGCTCCGGGCGCACGCGTCGGGCGCTGAATATTCATAGCGAGAGCTGA
- the mlc gene encoding sugar metabolism global transcriptional regulator Mlc: MVADSQPGHIDQIKQTNAGAVYRLIDQLGPVSRIDLSRLAQLAPASITKIVREMLEAHLVQETEIQEPGSRGRPAVGLVVETEAWHYLSLRISRGEIFLALRDLSSKLVVEDRLDLPLNAEEPLLDAIVSHIDRFFIRHQQRLERLTAIAITMPGIIDTENGIVHRMPFYDDVKEMPLGEVLKNHTGVPVYIQHDISAWTMAEALFGASRGARDVIQVVIDHNVGAGVITDGRLLHAGSSSLVEIGHTQVDPYGKRCYCGNHGCLETIASVESVLELAQVRLSQSMSSSLHGQPLTVDSLCAAARQGDLLAKDIITGVGNNVGRILAIMVNLFNPQKILIGSPLSQAAEILFPAISACIHQQSLPAYSKNIAVESTQFSNQGTMAGAALVKDAMYNGSLLIRLLQG, translated from the coding sequence GTGGTTGCTGATAGTCAGCCAGGGCATATCGATCAGATTAAGCAGACCAACGCTGGCGCGGTGTATCGCCTGATTGATCAGCTTGGTCCCGTTTCGCGTATCGATCTTTCGCGCCTGGCACAGCTGGCACCTGCCAGTATCACCAAGATTGTTCGCGAGATGCTGGAAGCACACCTGGTCCAGGAGACGGAAATTCAGGAGCCGGGCAGCCGTGGCCGTCCGGCCGTCGGGCTGGTGGTTGAAACAGAAGCATGGCACTACCTGTCGCTGCGCATCAGCCGCGGGGAGATCTTCCTCGCGCTGCGCGATCTCAGCAGCAAGCTGGTGGTGGAAGACCGGCTTGACCTGCCGCTTAACGCGGAGGAACCGCTCCTCGACGCGATTGTCTCACACATCGATCGCTTCTTTATTCGCCATCAGCAGCGGCTTGAACGCCTGACGGCGATTGCCATCACCATGCCGGGGATTATTGATACCGAAAACGGCATTGTTCACCGCATGCCGTTTTACGACGACGTTAAAGAGATGCCGCTGGGCGAGGTGCTGAAAAACCATACCGGCGTGCCGGTCTATATTCAGCATGACATCAGCGCCTGGACGATGGCGGAGGCGCTGTTTGGCGCGTCGCGCGGGGCGCGGGACGTGATTCAGGTCGTCATCGACCATAACGTCGGGGCGGGCGTGATCACCGACGGACGCCTTCTCCATGCCGGAAGCAGTAGCCTGGTGGAAATTGGCCACACCCAGGTCGACCCGTACGGCAAGCGCTGCTACTGCGGGAACCACGGCTGTCTGGAGACCATTGCCAGCGTGGAGAGCGTGCTGGAGCTGGCGCAGGTTCGGCTTAGCCAGTCCATGAGCTCATCGCTGCACGGACAGCCCTTAACGGTCGATTCCCTGTGCGCCGCCGCGCGTCAGGGCGATCTGCTGGCGAAGGATATCATCACCGGGGTGGGGAATAACGTTGGCCGCATTCTTGCCATTATGGTGAACCTCTTCAACCCGCAAAAAATTCTGATTGGCTCGCCGCTCAGCCAGGCGGCGGAGATCCTCTTCCCGGCGATCTCGGCCTGTATCCACCAGCAGTCGCTTCCCGCCTACAGCAAAAATATTGCGGTTGAAAGCACCCAGTTTTCTAACCAGGGCACGATGGCAGGCGCGGCGCTGGTCAAAGACGCCATGTATAACGGCTCGCTGCTGATCCGCCTGCTGCAGGGTTAA
- a CDS encoding YoaK family protein has translation MLIRLKKERTHKEDRRLALWLATSAGLLNAIALGAFGFFPSHMTGNTSQFSSEVSSTDLSDIIFFGSIILSFVAGAIIARTIVIWGIIHNVRLVFCQILFVEGILLTGVSLYEMYFHALTSNREIILFLCGLMGIHNSTSTQLSGGRVRSTHITGTLTDAGISLASVMVAMLRRDDSKDTAAQKSQLKTHLTTLFSFITGGIAGLLLFRWVGFNAMLALGLMLTVVAICSIVSISVRVRRVRASL, from the coding sequence TTGCTGATTAGACTCAAGAAAGAACGAACGCATAAGGAGGATCGCCGGCTTGCTCTCTGGCTGGCGACCTCGGCAGGTTTGCTGAACGCCATCGCCCTCGGGGCATTTGGCTTTTTCCCCTCACACATGACCGGCAACACCTCACAATTCTCCAGCGAAGTCTCTTCCACCGACCTGAGCGATATTATTTTCTTCGGCTCGATTATTCTCTCTTTTGTGGCCGGTGCCATTATCGCGCGCACGATCGTAATATGGGGCATTATCCATAACGTCAGGCTGGTTTTTTGTCAGATTCTTTTTGTCGAGGGAATATTGCTGACCGGCGTCTCACTCTACGAAATGTATTTTCATGCCCTCACCAGCAACCGCGAGATAATTCTTTTTCTGTGCGGTCTGATGGGCATTCACAATTCCACCTCCACGCAGCTTTCCGGCGGACGGGTGAGATCGACGCACATTACCGGCACGCTGACGGACGCGGGGATTTCCCTGGCCTCGGTCATGGTGGCGATGCTGCGCAGGGATGACTCCAAAGATACGGCGGCGCAAAAAAGCCAGCTGAAAACCCACCTAACCACCCTGTTTTCGTTTATTACCGGCGGTATCGCGGGGCTGCTGCTGTTCCGGTGGGTTGGGTTCAACGCCATGCTGGCGCTCGGGCTGATGCTCACCGTTGTCGCCATCTGTTCTATCGTCAGCATCTCGGTGCGGGTTCGCCGGGTTCGCGCCTCTCTCTGA
- the clcB gene encoding voltage-gated ClC-type chloride channel ClcB has translation MQRLHTYPDIRAMFRRFLIATVTGVLAALAVAVFRHSMYLLEWLLLSNDSGSLVNAAASLSPWRRALTPALGGLAAGLLLWGWQRLTAQRPHAPTDYMEALETGDGQFDYGASLVKSLASLLVVASGSAIGREGAMILLAALSASFFARRFTPKSEWKLWIACGAAAGMASAYHAPLAGSLFIAEILFGTLMLASLGPVVIAAVVALLTTQLLAPGAGTLYEVHLSGILAATDYGLLLAMGLLAGLCGPLLMWLMDLSHELFLRLKLSPPWQLALGGLLVGLLSLLTPKVWGNGYSVVQAFLLAPRLLSVIAGVFICKLLAVLASSGSGAPGGVFTPTLFVGMASGMLFAQLFSMWLPGSETTILLGLAGMATLLAATTHAPIMSALMVCEMTGQYILLPGLLVACVVASVLSRTLRHDSIYGQHATEGREIDVLR, from the coding sequence ATGCAACGTCTTCATACCTACCCCGATATCCGCGCGATGTTTCGTCGTTTCCTGATTGCCACCGTCACCGGCGTGCTGGCGGCGCTGGCGGTTGCGGTATTTCGCCACAGCATGTACCTGCTGGAGTGGCTGCTGCTCAGCAACGACAGCGGCAGCCTGGTGAATGCCGCCGCGTCGCTCTCCCCCTGGCGGCGCGCGCTGACGCCCGCGCTGGGCGGGCTGGCAGCCGGGCTGCTGCTGTGGGGATGGCAGCGTCTGACCGCCCAGCGGCCTCACGCCCCTACCGATTATATGGAAGCGCTGGAGACGGGCGACGGCCAGTTTGATTACGGCGCCAGCCTGGTGAAATCCCTTGCGTCGCTGCTGGTCGTGGCCAGCGGAAGCGCCATCGGGCGAGAAGGGGCAATGATCCTGCTTGCCGCCCTCTCCGCCTCCTTTTTCGCCCGGCGCTTTACCCCCAAATCCGAATGGAAATTATGGATAGCCTGCGGTGCCGCCGCCGGGATGGCCAGTGCCTACCACGCGCCCTTAGCCGGAAGCCTGTTCATTGCCGAGATCCTGTTTGGCACGCTGATGCTGGCCTCGCTCGGCCCGGTGGTTATCGCGGCGGTGGTGGCGCTTCTCACGACGCAGCTCCTGGCCCCCGGAGCCGGAACGCTTTACGAGGTTCATCTGAGCGGTATCCTCGCCGCGACGGATTATGGTCTGCTGCTCGCCATGGGCCTGCTGGCGGGTCTCTGCGGTCCGCTGCTGATGTGGCTGATGGACTTAAGCCACGAACTGTTTCTGCGCCTTAAGCTTTCGCCGCCGTGGCAGCTGGCGCTGGGCGGTTTACTCGTCGGGCTGCTGTCCCTCCTCACGCCGAAGGTGTGGGGGAATGGCTATAGCGTGGTTCAGGCTTTTCTGCTTGCCCCGCGGCTGCTGTCGGTGATTGCCGGGGTATTTATCTGCAAACTGCTGGCGGTGCTGGCGAGCAGCGGATCGGGTGCGCCGGGCGGGGTGTTTACGCCCACGCTGTTTGTCGGTATGGCTTCAGGGATGCTGTTTGCGCAGCTTTTTTCGATGTGGCTGCCGGGTTCTGAGACGACAATTTTGCTGGGACTGGCAGGTATGGCAACGCTACTCGCCGCGACCACGCATGCGCCGATTATGTCGGCGCTGATGGTCTGTGAAATGACCGGACAGTATATCTTACTGCCCGGTTTGCTGGTCGCCTGCGTGGTGGCGTCCGTGCTGTCGCGGACGTTACGCCACGACTCGATCTACGGTCAACACGCCACCGAGGGCAGAGAGATCGATGTACTGCGCTAG
- a CDS encoding DUF6392 family protein, with translation MTVNIEALIYSLGRSYQDLVDVELIPYKTPPSGFSGDPDLSLNMAQEGVYLSFRREGRILQEITVTLLRPEIKGWHFPNELPFGLKSEMSRRWVHEHIGEPLRSSPPKTIMKRALGWADLFDVAAGDLPVSMQIDFDVMDNAVSVTFMPTSELRW, from the coding sequence ATGACAGTGAATATTGAAGCGTTAATTTATAGCTTAGGTAGATCTTATCAAGACCTGGTTGACGTAGAGCTCATACCATACAAAACCCCTCCATCCGGTTTTTCCGGTGACCCTGATCTGAGCCTGAATATGGCGCAGGAGGGGGTATACTTATCATTCAGGCGTGAAGGACGTATTCTCCAGGAAATTACAGTAACCCTACTCCGACCGGAAATTAAAGGGTGGCATTTTCCTAATGAGCTGCCGTTCGGGCTCAAGAGCGAAATGTCACGTCGATGGGTTCATGAACATATCGGAGAGCCGTTAAGAAGTTCACCACCAAAAACTATTATGAAGCGTGCTTTGGGATGGGCCGATCTTTTTGATGTAGCCGCCGGAGATCTCCCCGTGAGTATGCAGATTGATTTTGACGTAATGGACAATGCCGTATCAGTGACGTTCATGCCAACGTCAGAGCTTCGCTGGTGA
- the osmX gene encoding osmoprotectant ABC transporter substrate-binding protein OsmX: protein MRLFSSLTALCAAALFTSQTMAAPLILATKSFTEQHILSAMTVQYLQKKGFQVQPQTNIATVISRNAMINKQIDMTWEYTGTSLIIFNHINKRMSPEESYETVKRLDAKHGLVWLKPADMNNTYAFAMQRKRAEAEHINTMSELVAKIEEIRKTNPDKNWLLGLDLEFAGRSDGMKPLQAAYKMELDRPQIRQMDPGLVYNAVRDGFVDAGLIYTTDGRVKGFDLKVLEDDKGFFPSYAVTPVVRKDTLEANPGLEEALNTLSAQLNNDVITELNKKVDIDHQSPQQVARDFLRSKQLL from the coding sequence ATGAGACTGTTTTCCAGCCTGACGGCGCTGTGTGCCGCGGCGCTGTTCACCAGCCAGACGATGGCGGCCCCGCTGATTCTGGCGACCAAGAGCTTTACCGAGCAGCACATTCTTTCGGCGATGACCGTGCAGTACCTGCAAAAGAAAGGTTTTCAGGTGCAGCCGCAAACCAACATTGCCACGGTGATCTCCCGCAACGCGATGATCAACAAGCAGATTGACATGACCTGGGAGTACACCGGCACGTCGCTGATCATTTTTAACCACATCAACAAGCGCATGTCGCCAGAGGAATCCTACGAGACGGTGAAACGCCTGGACGCGAAGCACGGCCTGGTCTGGCTCAAGCCCGCCGACATGAACAACACCTACGCCTTCGCCATGCAGCGCAAGCGCGCCGAGGCGGAACATATCAACACCATGTCGGAGTTGGTGGCGAAGATTGAGGAGATCCGTAAAACCAACCCGGACAAAAACTGGCTGCTGGGCTTAGACCTGGAGTTTGCCGGGCGCAGCGACGGCATGAAGCCGCTTCAGGCCGCCTATAAGATGGAGCTGGACCGGCCGCAGATCCGCCAGATGGACCCCGGTCTGGTTTATAACGCGGTGCGCGACGGCTTCGTCGACGCCGGTCTGATTTACACCACCGACGGGCGCGTAAAAGGCTTCGACCTGAAGGTCCTTGAGGATGATAAAGGCTTCTTCCCGAGCTATGCGGTGACGCCGGTGGTGCGTAAGGACACGCTGGAGGCTAACCCCGGTCTGGAAGAGGCGCTCAACACCCTCTCGGCACAGCTCAACAATGACGTTATCACCGAACTGAACAAGAAGGTGGATATCGACCATCAGTCACCGCAGCAGGTCGCCCGTGATTTCCTGCGTAGCAAGCAGCTGCTGTAG
- a CDS encoding glutathione S-transferase family protein: protein MINILGKTTSINVRKVLWTCEEAGITYRQEDYGSGFASTETDAFRALNPNAMVPVLVDDDFVLWESNSICRYLARKAGRHDLLPAEPQACANVERWMDWQATEFNNAWRYVFPALGRNNPDFNDPERIAAGIKEWNHCITILENQLQRTGAFAAGETFTLADVVLGLSVNRWKMTPFDKPDVPAIAAWLERLNQRPAFLRHGNNGMI from the coding sequence ATGATTAACATCCTCGGCAAAACCACCTCCATCAACGTGCGTAAAGTGCTCTGGACCTGCGAAGAGGCGGGCATAACCTACCGGCAGGAAGATTACGGCAGCGGTTTTGCCTCGACGGAAACCGACGCCTTCCGCGCCCTAAACCCCAACGCCATGGTGCCGGTGCTGGTGGACGACGATTTCGTGCTGTGGGAGTCCAATTCCATCTGCCGTTATCTGGCGCGCAAGGCCGGACGTCACGATCTGCTGCCCGCAGAGCCGCAGGCCTGCGCTAACGTAGAGCGCTGGATGGACTGGCAGGCAACCGAATTCAATAACGCCTGGCGCTATGTCTTCCCGGCGCTGGGGCGTAACAACCCGGACTTTAACGACCCCGAGCGCATTGCGGCGGGAATAAAGGAATGGAACCACTGCATCACCATTCTGGAAAACCAGCTGCAGCGCACCGGGGCCTTTGCGGCGGGCGAGACGTTTACCCTCGCGGACGTGGTGCTTGGGCTGTCGGTAAATCGCTGGAAGATGACGCCGTTTGATAAGCCCGACGTGCCCGCGATCGCGGCCTGGCTTGAACGCCTTAACCAGCGTCCGGCATTTTTGCGTCACGGCAATAATGGCATGATTTAA
- the osmW gene encoding osmoprotectant ABC transporter permease OsmW: MDTVHYILDNWGYLLTLTLQHLWLVALAVGLAIIIGVPLGILIVRHKWLATPVLGIATIVLTIPSIALFGLMIPLFSLIGQGIGALPAITAVFLYSLLPIVRNTHTALDSLPPGLREAGRGIGMTFWQRLRWVEIPMALPVIFGGIRTAVVMNIGVMAIAAVIGAGGLGLLLLNGIGGSDIRMLIAGALMICLLAIVLDWLLHRLQVVLTPKGIR; the protein is encoded by the coding sequence ATGGATACCGTTCACTACATTCTGGACAACTGGGGCTACCTGTTAACCCTGACGCTGCAGCATCTGTGGCTGGTGGCGCTGGCCGTAGGTTTAGCCATCATCATCGGCGTACCGCTGGGCATTTTGATTGTCCGTCATAAATGGCTGGCAACGCCGGTGCTGGGCATTGCCACCATCGTGCTGACCATTCCGTCCATCGCCCTGTTCGGCCTGATGATCCCGCTGTTTTCGCTGATCGGTCAGGGCATTGGCGCCCTGCCCGCGATCACGGCGGTGTTTCTCTACTCGCTGCTGCCGATTGTGCGTAACACCCACACCGCGCTCGACAGCCTGCCGCCGGGCCTGCGTGAAGCCGGACGCGGGATCGGCATGACCTTCTGGCAACGCCTGCGCTGGGTAGAGATCCCGATGGCGCTGCCGGTCATTTTCGGCGGGATCCGCACCGCCGTGGTGATGAACATCGGCGTAATGGCGATTGCGGCGGTGATCGGCGCGGGCGGTCTGGGCCTGCTGCTGCTCAACGGCATCGGCGGGAGCGACATCCGCATGTTGATTGCTGGCGCGCTGATGATTTGTCTTTTAGCGATTGTGCTCGACTGGCTGCTGCACCGTCTGCAGGTGGTTCTGACTCCAAAGGGGATTCGATAA
- a CDS encoding S-type pyocin domain-containing protein, with product MGYRTDNYGRGQALENDKTTTGARCIASITDSTEFGRRILRVGDKTTPCPKCGKQGVIVSGEERVKFHGVPVAVHGSKVHCDCPSGSNRVIAPAGQWLGRGRDPVDVAREEHAARLATEKQADEKRREEERERNRVFAKSCLRGVGCNDAGDQREPHTNFADMAFFQAMPASDPMTDSDTPQHAQTVKKEKPEDIPKPKKRSALYRWWNGNHEVMDYQAAVAAAAAASRAQTATAGASLLDLISGRALTYGTWAVRGASGLGEVVAAGAGAPVAGLLVGMMPGRLNDGEQDFIDRMRLAQMREAPSRVRYTWENDSRGNPVPHGWHTPPGRDNVRVRKMEYDSSAQAYTFTTEEEPRITIVWTPDRTGEEKPWNTGNQARPVLPNPVIVDPLPDNTGRTATTSPMPEEKSFADYILILPFPDLPPIYIYLSKPPVEFLEVELYSDFKCRSRQGIYEADHMPSAAAVRSALLRENPRLSKKLVDEMAQNVAAIVVPKEIHQKLSETYGGRNSPVQIELDSKNLRAAVDRNLDAIRPALKANGATETQIEAAKAKMHELNRNVGLYE from the coding sequence ATGGGTTACCGTACCGATAATTATGGCCGGGGACAGGCCCTTGAGAATGATAAAACGACTACCGGTGCCAGGTGTATTGCGTCCATTACGGACAGCACCGAATTTGGGCGCAGAATTCTCAGGGTAGGTGATAAAACCACACCCTGTCCCAAATGTGGCAAGCAGGGCGTGATTGTATCGGGCGAGGAACGGGTAAAATTTCACGGTGTACCCGTGGCCGTTCATGGTTCTAAAGTTCATTGCGATTGTCCATCGGGTTCTAACCGGGTGATTGCTCCTGCAGGTCAGTGGCTGGGACGTGGACGTGACCCGGTTGATGTTGCCAGGGAGGAACACGCCGCCAGGCTGGCAACAGAAAAGCAGGCCGATGAAAAACGCAGAGAGGAGGAAAGGGAGCGCAACCGGGTATTTGCAAAATCCTGCCTCCGTGGTGTGGGGTGTAATGATGCCGGTGACCAGCGCGAACCCCACACCAATTTTGCTGATATGGCATTTTTTCAGGCCATGCCCGCCAGTGACCCGATGACCGATTCAGACACCCCGCAGCACGCGCAGACCGTAAAAAAGGAAAAACCAGAAGATATCCCCAAACCGAAGAAGCGTAGCGCTCTGTATCGCTGGTGGAACGGCAACCATGAGGTGATGGATTATCAGGCCGCCGTTGCTGCCGCAGCCGCAGCTTCACGTGCACAGACCGCCACGGCAGGCGCAAGCCTGCTGGATCTGATAAGCGGCAGGGCACTGACCTACGGCACCTGGGCGGTCCGTGGCGCCTCCGGGCTGGGTGAGGTAGTCGCCGCCGGAGCGGGTGCACCCGTGGCCGGGCTGCTGGTGGGAATGATGCCCGGCAGGCTGAACGACGGCGAACAGGACTTTATCGACCGTATGCGCCTGGCGCAGATGCGTGAAGCCCCGAGCCGAGTTCGCTATACGTGGGAGAATGACAGCAGGGGGAACCCGGTGCCGCATGGCTGGCATACGCCACCTGGCCGGGATAATGTTCGCGTCAGAAAAATGGAGTACGACAGCAGCGCCCAGGCATACACCTTCACCACGGAGGAAGAACCGCGCATCACCATTGTGTGGACGCCTGACCGAACAGGCGAGGAAAAGCCGTGGAATACCGGCAACCAGGCGCGGCCGGTGCTGCCGAACCCGGTGATTGTTGACCCGCTGCCCGACAACACCGGCAGAACGGCGACCACCAGCCCGATGCCGGAGGAAAAGAGTTTCGCGGATTACATTCTGATCCTGCCGTTCCCTGACCTGCCGCCGATTTATATTTACCTGAGCAAACCGCCGGTGGAGTTTCTGGAAGTAGAGCTATACAGTGACTTTAAATGCCGTTCGCGGCAGGGGATTTACGAGGCGGATCACATGCCGTCTGCTGCTGCGGTACGATCTGCTTTATTGCGTGAAAATCCCCGCCTCAGTAAAAAATTGGTGGATGAAATGGCTCAGAATGTTGCAGCTATCGTAGTTCCAAAAGAAATTCATCAAAAATTAAGTGAGACTTATGGTGGTCGTAATTCGCCAGTACAAATTGAACTGGACTCAAAGAACCTCCGTGCGGCAGTGGATCGTAATCTGGATGCAATCAGACCAGCACTTAAAGCAAATGGTGCAACAGAAACCCAGATAGAAGCTGCAAAGGCTAAAATGCACGAATTGAATCGTAATGTGGGGTTGTACGAATGA
- the bioD gene encoding dethiobiotin synthase: MLKRFFVTGTDTSVGKTVVSRALLQALAASGKRVAGYKPVAKGSKETPEGLRNKDALVLQSVSSLELPYHAVNPIALSEEESSVAHSGLINYPLLSDGLASLSAKVDHVVVEGTGGWRSLMNDLRPLSEWVVQEQLPVVMVVGIQEGCINHALLTAQAIANDGLPLIGWVANRINPGLAHYAEIIDVLSAKLPGPLVGELPYLPRAEQRELAQYIDLSALGGVLTVDRVVA, from the coding sequence ATGCTTAAGCGTTTCTTTGTTACTGGTACAGATACCTCTGTCGGCAAGACCGTCGTATCACGCGCATTGCTGCAGGCGCTGGCAGCAAGCGGTAAACGCGTGGCAGGGTACAAACCGGTCGCAAAAGGGAGTAAAGAGACGCCAGAGGGATTGCGTAATAAAGACGCCCTGGTGCTGCAAAGCGTCTCGTCGCTGGAACTGCCTTATCACGCGGTCAATCCCATTGCGCTAAGCGAAGAGGAGAGCAGCGTAGCGCACAGCGGCCTAATTAATTATCCCCTGTTGTCCGACGGCCTGGCGAGCCTGAGCGCGAAGGTTGATCACGTGGTGGTTGAAGGGACGGGGGGCTGGCGCAGCCTGATGAATGATTTGCGCCCGCTGTCTGAATGGGTCGTGCAGGAGCAGCTTCCGGTGGTGATGGTGGTGGGGATCCAGGAAGGGTGCATCAACCACGCGCTGCTGACGGCCCAGGCGATTGCCAACGACGGTCTGCCGCTGATTGGCTGGGTAGCAAACCGCATCAACCCGGGCCTGGCGCACTACGCGGAGATCATCGACGTGCTGAGCGCCAAACTGCCCGGCCCGCTGGTAGGCGAGCTGCCTTATCTTCCTCGCGCCGAGCAGCGCGAGCTAGCGCAGTACATCGATCTCTCTGCCCTCGGTGGCGTGTTGACCGTAGATCGAGTCGTGGCGTAA
- the osmY gene encoding osmoprotectant ABC transporter permease OsmY: MHPLLKRSLLFVGAIIVVLALLVWGIGLETIKARQVDLVYLGQQHMILVFSSMFFALLVGIPAGILLSRPAARGIAEYVMQIFNVGNTLPPLAVLALAMVVIGIGDTPAIIALFLASLLPIVRNTYAGLCSVPPSLLEAANGIGMTKWQRLRQVELPAAWPVMLSGIRIATAINVGTAPLAFLIGASSYGELIFPGIYLNDFPTLILGAAATALFALILDTLLAALGRVMSPHLAR, encoded by the coding sequence ATGCACCCATTACTCAAACGTTCGCTGCTGTTTGTCGGCGCTATTATCGTGGTCCTCGCCCTCCTCGTCTGGGGGATCGGGCTGGAGACGATTAAGGCGCGCCAGGTCGACCTGGTTTATCTCGGGCAACAGCACATGATTCTGGTTTTCTCATCGATGTTTTTTGCCCTGCTGGTGGGTATTCCGGCCGGTATCCTGCTGAGCCGCCCGGCCGCGCGGGGTATCGCCGAATATGTGATGCAAATCTTTAACGTCGGCAACACGCTGCCGCCGCTGGCCGTGCTGGCGCTGGCGATGGTGGTGATTGGCATTGGCGATACGCCGGCCATCATCGCCCTGTTCCTCGCCTCGCTGCTGCCGATCGTGCGTAATACCTATGCCGGGCTGTGCTCGGTCCCGCCGTCGCTGCTGGAAGCGGCAAACGGCATCGGGATGACCAAATGGCAGCGTCTGCGCCAGGTTGAGCTGCCTGCCGCCTGGCCGGTCATGCTCTCGGGGATCCGCATCGCCACCGCCATTAACGTCGGTACCGCGCCGCTGGCGTTCCTGATTGGCGCCAGCAGCTACGGCGAGCTGATTTTCCCCGGTATTTATCTGAACGATTTCCCGACCCTGATCCTCGGCGCGGCGGCCACCGCCCTGTTCGCCCTGATCCTCGATACCCTGCTGGCGGCGCTGGGCCGCGTGATGAGCCCCCATCTCGCTCGATAA